Proteins from a single region of uncultured Sunxiuqinia sp.:
- a CDS encoding LysR family transcriptional regulator, translating to MKKNLIDGAVWFDMNDEGVKCHLWMRILCSINETGSISGTAQQMRTSYSKIYNEIVKLNCAAKQKLVVSARGGVGGGFAELTIEGHQIVKVYNEAQKQFDQFIKEMNKNLEPFF from the coding sequence ATGAAAAAGAATTTAATTGACGGTGCCGTTTGGTTCGATATGAACGACGAGGGAGTAAAATGCCACTTGTGGATGCGAATTCTTTGTTCAATCAACGAAACCGGTTCAATATCGGGTACAGCCCAACAAATGAGAACTTCGTACTCTAAAATATACAACGAAATTGTAAAGCTAAACTGTGCAGCCAAACAGAAGTTAGTCGTTTCGGCCCGTGGTGGTGTTGGTGGTGGATTTGCCGAACTGACTATTGAAGGACATCAAATTGTGAAAGTATACAACGAAGCTCAAAAGCAGTTTGATCAGTTTATTAAGGAGATGAATAAGAATTTGGAGCCTTTTTTTTAG
- a CDS encoding (2Fe-2S) ferredoxin domain-containing protein, which produces MKKPEYHILVCNSYRVAGDAKGFCNKTGASDFIPYIMEECNDRGIDVAVTSTACLNVCSQGPVMVVQPLNLWYGGITEERIDEILDALEEGESVEEYLIAD; this is translated from the coding sequence ATGAAAAAACCTGAATATCACATTTTAGTTTGCAATTCGTACCGGGTGGCAGGCGACGCTAAAGGGTTTTGTAACAAAACCGGCGCTTCTGATTTTATTCCATACATCATGGAAGAATGCAATGACCGTGGCATCGATGTCGCTGTTACATCAACTGCATGCTTAAATGTTTGCTCGCAAGGACCAGTTATGGTGGTTCAACCATTAAACTTATGGTACGGTGGAATCACAGAAGAGCGTATCGACGAAATTCTGGATGCGCTGGAAGAAGGTGAATCAGTAGAGGAATATTTGATTGCAGATTAA
- the nifB gene encoding nitrogenase cofactor biosynthesis protein NifB produces the protein MIDIEKHPCFSKEAKGKYARVHLPVAPKCNIQCNYCKRDNDCVNESRPGVTSKILSPEQALTYLIKLKEKMPHLSVVGIAGPGDPFANPVETMTTLRLIRKEFPEMILCLSSNGLNVAPYVDELAELKVSHVTITMNALDAEVTKDIYSWVRLDKRGYVGKEAAKMLLAKQLEAIKMLKMYGITVKINTIVVPGINDHLVGDIAKSAKELGADLMNAIPLYPVADTPFEDLEEPSAITMREVRAKIAQHIKPMTHCARCRADAVGLLGQDDPEAKKLLSDVAKMSVEVDETRKYVAVASNEGMLVNQHLGEADSLYIYKETPSGYRLVEERRTPPSGTGNNRWEALGKSIDDCRALLVGGIGPSPSSIIGRSGIQIIEMTGLIDDGLDAIYKGKSLKTVKKADVFRCGAECSGSGTGCG, from the coding sequence ATGATAGATATTGAAAAACATCCATGTTTTAGCAAAGAAGCGAAAGGAAAATATGCACGGGTTCATTTACCTGTAGCTCCCAAATGTAACATTCAATGTAATTATTGCAAGAGGGATAATGATTGTGTAAACGAGAGCCGTCCGGGAGTAACCAGTAAAATTTTGTCACCCGAGCAAGCATTAACTTACCTGATTAAGTTGAAGGAGAAAATGCCTCATCTTTCAGTTGTAGGAATTGCAGGTCCCGGCGACCCATTCGCAAATCCGGTTGAAACCATGACTACTTTGCGCTTGATCCGCAAGGAGTTTCCGGAAATGATCTTGTGTCTGTCGTCAAACGGATTGAATGTAGCTCCTTATGTTGATGAACTGGCCGAACTAAAAGTAAGCCACGTTACCATTACCATGAACGCGTTAGACGCCGAAGTTACCAAAGATATTTATAGCTGGGTGAGATTAGATAAGCGTGGATATGTTGGAAAAGAAGCAGCAAAAATGTTGCTGGCAAAACAACTGGAAGCGATAAAAATGCTGAAAATGTATGGTATTACTGTTAAGATCAATACCATCGTTGTGCCAGGAATCAATGATCACTTGGTTGGCGATATCGCTAAATCGGCGAAAGAGCTGGGAGCAGATCTGATGAATGCAATTCCTCTTTATCCGGTTGCTGATACACCATTCGAAGATTTGGAAGAGCCATCAGCGATTACCATGCGTGAAGTTCGTGCTAAAATAGCACAGCACATAAAACCAATGACTCACTGTGCTCGCTGTCGTGCTGATGCTGTTGGTTTACTCGGGCAAGATGATCCGGAAGCAAAGAAACTGCTGAGTGATGTAGCAAAAATGTCGGTAGAAGTTGATGAGACTCGCAAATATGTCGCTGTTGCCAGTAATGAAGGAATGTTGGTCAACCAACACTTAGGCGAAGCCGACTCATTATATATATATAAAGAAACACCTTCGGGTTACCGTTTAGTTGAAGAGCGTCGTACGCCACCATCCGGAACCGGAAATAATCGATGGGAAGCGCTGGGTAAAAGTATTGACGATTGCCGTGCCTTGTTAGTGGGAGGAATTGGACCTTCTCCATCATCGATCATTGGCCGCTCGGGAATTCAAATTATAGAAATGACTGGGCTGATTGATGATGGGTTGGATGCTATCTACAAAGGCAAAAGCTTGAAGACGGTTAAAAAGGCTGATGTTTTCCGCTGTGGTGCCGAGTGTTCCGGCAGTGGCACTGGTTGCGGATGA
- a CDS encoding nitrogenase component 1 — protein sequence MFENAPKLKSTKEFTATRNACKLCAPLGASIAFKGIRGCVPIIHGGQGCATYIRRYLISHYKEPVDIASSNFSEEATVFGGGANCYTALNNVIGQYNPEVVAMCTTCLSETIGDDVNLYMHNYKEDNKHENLPHIVTASTPSYQGSHMDGFHEAVASAVRTFAKAGAKGEHVNLFPGFVSTEDLRQLKYILSDFGLDYVMVPDYSDTLDNPIWKSYKRIPEGGTSISEIETCGSAAASIEFGTVINQGSLSGRVRSKSLSSTAASYLQKEFGVENYQMPMPIGVKLSDAFFEALEKISGKEMPTRYMRERGRLIDSYADGHKYIFGKKAVVYGEEDFVIAMTTFLDEIGIDVVLAATGGESGKLESEIRKYCPERGEKILAKNHFDYENIHEWCQENKPDLFVGNSKAYYIARELQVPIIRSGFPIHDRIGGQRIKHVGYSGTQELFDKVVNALIEYKQDHSSVGYKYM from the coding sequence ATGTTTGAAAATGCACCCAAATTAAAATCGACAAAAGAATTCACAGCCACGCGGAATGCTTGTAAGCTCTGTGCTCCACTAGGTGCCAGCATAGCTTTTAAGGGAATTCGCGGATGTGTCCCCATTATTCATGGTGGACAGGGCTGCGCGACCTACATTCGTCGTTACCTGATTAGCCACTACAAAGAACCGGTTGATATTGCTTCGTCAAACTTCTCAGAAGAAGCGACCGTATTTGGTGGCGGTGCCAATTGCTATACAGCTCTTAATAATGTAATTGGACAATACAATCCTGAAGTGGTTGCCATGTGTACCACTTGTCTATCAGAAACGATTGGCGACGATGTTAATTTATACATGCACAATTATAAAGAAGATAATAAGCATGAGAATTTACCTCACATCGTAACAGCATCTACCCCTAGCTACCAGGGATCGCACATGGACGGATTTCATGAAGCGGTTGCTTCGGCGGTGAGAACTTTCGCCAAAGCAGGTGCGAAAGGCGAGCATGTGAACCTGTTCCCTGGTTTTGTTTCTACCGAAGACTTACGTCAGTTAAAATATATTTTGAGTGATTTTGGTCTTGATTATGTGATGGTTCCCGATTATTCGGATACGCTTGACAACCCAATTTGGAAATCGTACAAGCGAATCCCAGAAGGCGGCACATCAATTAGCGAAATTGAAACCTGCGGTTCAGCAGCTGCTTCCATTGAGTTTGGCACTGTTATCAATCAAGGATCACTCTCGGGTCGGGTGAGAAGTAAGAGCTTATCATCGACTGCAGCCTCATACCTCCAAAAGGAATTTGGGGTTGAAAATTACCAAATGCCGATGCCGATAGGAGTGAAGTTGAGCGACGCATTTTTCGAAGCTCTTGAGAAAATTTCAGGAAAAGAAATGCCTACCCGCTACATGCGTGAGCGTGGCCGTTTGATTGATTCCTACGCTGATGGACACAAATACATTTTCGGAAAGAAAGCGGTGGTTTATGGCGAAGAAGATTTTGTAATTGCCATGACTACTTTCCTTGATGAAATTGGAATTGACGTCGTTCTTGCTGCTACCGGCGGCGAAAGTGGGAAGCTTGAATCAGAAATTCGTAAATATTGCCCCGAGCGGGGAGAGAAGATTTTGGCTAAAAACCATTTCGACTACGAAAATATTCATGAGTGGTGTCAGGAAAACAAGCCAGACCTTTTCGTGGGAAACAGCAAGGCGTATTACATCGCCCGCGAATTGCAGGTTCCAATTATCCGCAGTGGATTTCCAATCCACGACCGAATCGGTGGTCAGCGCATTAAGCATGTTGGCTATTCGGGCACTCAGGAACTGTTCGACAAAGTTGTAAACGCATTAATAGAGTATAAACAAGACCATTCTTCGGTCGGCTATAAGTATATGTAG
- the nifE gene encoding nitrogenase iron-molybdenum cofactor biosynthesis protein NifE, with amino-acid sequence MNTFIKDRQTQILTKGDGDAKIACGKASVAGSVSQRACVFCGSRVVLYPIADALHLIHGPVGCAAYTWDIRGSLSSGPQLHRLSFTTDLKEKEVVFGGEERLYNALASLIDMYKPKGAFVYGTCIVGVIGDDVEAVCRRVTREKGIDVIPVMAAGFAGSKKDGYKVACDALAKLMGTDTTYKAPEHSINILGDFNLAGELWMLSEYYKKMGVNMVACMTGDGRIDDVRKAHTAQLNVVQCSGSMIGLAKGMKEKYGIPFMKVSYFGIEDMSDALYEVAKFFKSDEMMEKARKLVKEELSKLLPALQKYRQDLEGKKAAIYVGGAFKAISLVKALRLIGMKAVVVGSQTGNQDDYDLLKDLCDEGTIIVDDSNPNELSEFVKQTGADLFIGGVKERPIAYKLGLGFCDHNHERKEALAGYDGMLNFAKEVHASVCSPVWQFMK; translated from the coding sequence ATGAATACATTTATAAAAGACAGGCAAACACAAATTCTCACGAAAGGAGATGGCGATGCAAAAATCGCTTGTGGTAAAGCCAGTGTGGCCGGATCGGTCAGTCAGCGGGCATGTGTATTCTGCGGATCACGTGTTGTGTTGTACCCCATTGCCGATGCCTTGCATTTAATTCATGGCCCGGTTGGTTGTGCTGCTTACACTTGGGATATTCGTGGTTCTCTTTCTTCCGGACCACAACTTCACCGGTTGAGTTTTACCACGGATTTAAAAGAAAAAGAAGTTGTTTTTGGTGGCGAAGAACGACTGTACAACGCTTTGGCTAGTTTGATTGATATGTACAAACCCAAAGGCGCTTTTGTTTATGGAACCTGTATAGTTGGAGTAATTGGCGACGATGTTGAAGCTGTGTGTAGGCGGGTTACACGCGAAAAAGGCATCGATGTTATTCCAGTAATGGCAGCAGGTTTCGCAGGAAGTAAAAAAGATGGCTACAAAGTGGCTTGCGATGCATTGGCAAAACTAATGGGTACCGACACGACCTATAAAGCACCGGAACACAGTATTAACATTCTTGGAGATTTTAACTTGGCTGGGGAACTCTGGATGTTATCAGAATACTACAAAAAAATGGGTGTGAACATGGTTGCCTGTATGACAGGTGACGGACGGATAGATGATGTTCGCAAAGCGCACACGGCCCAGTTAAACGTTGTGCAATGTTCAGGATCGATGATTGGCCTGGCAAAAGGAATGAAAGAAAAATACGGTATTCCGTTTATGAAAGTTTCCTATTTCGGAATTGAAGATATGTCGGACGCACTTTACGAAGTCGCCAAATTCTTCAAATCAGACGAAATGATGGAAAAAGCCCGGAAGCTGGTAAAAGAAGAACTAAGCAAATTGCTGCCTGCCTTACAAAAGTATCGTCAGGATCTGGAGGGCAAGAAAGCAGCCATTTATGTTGGCGGTGCTTTTAAAGCTATTTCTCTGGTAAAAGCACTTCGCTTAATCGGAATGAAAGCCGTTGTGGTTGGCTCACAAACAGGTAATCAGGACGACTATGATTTATTGAAAGACTTGTGTGATGAAGGAACAATCATCGTTGATGATTCCAATCCAAATGAACTCTCAGAGTTCGTGAAACAAACCGGGGCCGATTTATTTATCGGTGGAGTGAAAGAAAGACCAATCGCGTACAAATTAGGATTAGGTTTCTGCGATCACAATCATGAACGTAAAGAAGCTCTCGCGGGATACGATGGCATGCTGAATTTTGCAAAGGAAGTACACGCTTCGGTTTGCAGTCCGGTTTGGCAATTCATGAAGTAG
- the nifK gene encoding nitrogenase molybdenum-iron protein subunit beta has translation MLLKHTTDQVKERKALTVNPAKTCQPVGAMYAALGVHGCLPHSHGSQGCCSYHRSALTRHYKEPVMAATSSFTEGASVFGGQANLLTAVDNIFGIYEPEIIAVHSTCLSETIGDDLGQIVAKAKDDGRIPEGRHVIQASTPSYVGSHVTGYANMLEAFAKYFAEKTDDKIKQINLLSGWVEPSDMRELKRITELMKVKSVLLPDTSDVLDTPMVGKYEMYPKGGTTIPEMVSMGDSMKTVGLGAWGTEKAAKMLDNKCKVSYDITDLPIGLKATDRFIQALATAGKVSIPETIADERGRLVDAITDMHQYLYGKRVAVFGDPDNIIPLVEFLLDMDMKPVYIVSGTPGKAFARRMEEIFAGRCPEAKYKNGPQADMLLMHQWIKQEAVDLIVGNTYGKYIARDENIPFVRMGFPIIDRIGHSYFPTVGYLGGLRIVEKILSGIMDKIDATAIEESFELVM, from the coding sequence ATGTTACTAAAACATACAACAGATCAAGTAAAAGAGCGAAAAGCCCTAACCGTTAACCCGGCAAAAACTTGCCAACCGGTCGGAGCAATGTACGCCGCACTGGGAGTGCACGGATGTTTACCACATAGTCATGGTTCGCAAGGATGCTGTTCTTATCACAGAAGTGCATTAACCCGTCACTACAAAGAGCCGGTAATGGCTGCAACAAGTTCATTTACCGAGGGTGCTTCAGTGTTTGGAGGACAAGCCAACTTGCTGACAGCGGTTGACAATATCTTCGGAATTTACGAACCTGAAATCATCGCTGTTCACTCAACCTGTTTGTCTGAAACAATTGGTGATGACCTTGGGCAAATCGTCGCTAAAGCTAAAGATGATGGTCGAATTCCGGAAGGAAGACACGTAATTCAGGCTTCAACACCTTCTTACGTTGGGTCTCACGTTACTGGTTATGCCAACATGTTGGAAGCATTTGCAAAATATTTCGCAGAAAAAACGGACGACAAAATTAAGCAAATAAACTTGTTGTCTGGTTGGGTAGAACCTTCTGACATGCGCGAGTTGAAAAGAATCACAGAATTAATGAAAGTTAAATCTGTACTTCTTCCGGATACCTCGGATGTTTTGGATACTCCAATGGTCGGAAAATACGAAATGTACCCTAAAGGTGGTACGACTATTCCTGAAATGGTTAGCATGGGTGATAGCATGAAAACTGTTGGGCTAGGAGCTTGGGGAACTGAAAAGGCTGCCAAAATGTTGGACAACAAGTGCAAAGTTTCCTATGATATCACCGACCTTCCAATTGGATTGAAAGCAACTGACCGTTTTATTCAGGCTTTAGCAACTGCCGGTAAAGTTTCAATTCCTGAAACCATTGCCGATGAGCGCGGACGTTTGGTTGACGCTATCACAGATATGCACCAGTACTTATACGGAAAACGTGTAGCTGTTTTTGGTGACCCTGATAACATCATTCCATTAGTAGAATTCTTGTTGGATATGGACATGAAACCAGTTTACATCGTTTCAGGAACTCCAGGAAAAGCTTTCGCAAGGAGAATGGAAGAGATATTTGCAGGACGTTGCCCGGAAGCCAAATACAAAAACGGCCCTCAAGCTGATATGCTGTTGATGCACCAGTGGATTAAACAAGAGGCCGTTGACCTGATTGTTGGTAACACCTATGGAAAATACATCGCTCGTGATGAAAATATACCATTCGTTCGCATGGGATTCCCAATCATCGACCGTATCGGCCACAGTTATTTCCCAACGGTAGGTTATCTGGGAGGTTTGCGTATCGTCGAAAAAATCCTGAGTGGCATCATGGATAAAATCGATGCAACAGCTATCGAGGAATCATTCGAACTTGTCATGTAA
- the nifD gene encoding nitrogenase molybdenum-iron protein alpha chain: MARKIDYTNGLPDPSELKEEILKKYPRKVAKKRAKSMVINEPEAGSKEILANVRTVPGIITQRGCTYAGCKGVVLGPTRDIINLVHGPIGCSFYAWLTRRNQTRVPEGGDNFINYCFSTDMQDENIVFGGEVKLKEAVREAFEMFKPKAIGIFSTCPVGLIGDDVHAVSREMKAELGINIFGFSCEGYRGVSQSAGHHIANNGVFKNVVGLNDRERSGKFQVNLLGEYNIGGDAFEIEALFEEAGIELLSTFSGNSTIESMEYAHTADLNMVMCHRSINYIAEMMEEKYGIPWIKVSFVGAESTVKSMKKIAEYFGDAELTTKVDEICAREIAKVEAVRQEVKPSVEGKLAMMFVGGSRAHHYQDLFKELGINVVSAGYEFAHRDDYEGREVIPNIKIDADTRNIEEITVTKDEELFRDDLATKKAELEKSGYKFSDYVGMMPEMSKNALVIDDVNHWETEKLIEFYKPDVFCAGIKEKYVVQKYGVPLKQLHSYDYGGPYTAFDGAINFYKEMQRMLATNIWKLVDTPWKNEPEIVGSMTIDA; encoded by the coding sequence ATGGCTAGAAAAATAGATTATACAAACGGATTACCAGATCCTTCAGAACTCAAAGAAGAGATTCTGAAAAAATATCCCCGAAAAGTCGCTAAAAAGCGTGCCAAGTCAATGGTTATAAATGAACCGGAGGCGGGAAGTAAGGAAATCCTTGCTAATGTAAGAACGGTTCCCGGTATCATAACACAACGTGGTTGTACCTATGCCGGATGTAAAGGGGTAGTTCTAGGGCCCACACGTGACATCATTAACTTGGTGCACGGCCCAATCGGATGTAGTTTTTACGCTTGGTTAACACGTCGGAACCAAACACGTGTTCCTGAGGGTGGTGATAACTTCATTAACTACTGTTTCTCAACTGACATGCAAGATGAAAACATTGTTTTCGGAGGAGAAGTAAAATTGAAAGAAGCAGTTCGCGAAGCGTTCGAAATGTTCAAGCCTAAAGCAATCGGTATTTTCTCAACTTGTCCGGTTGGTTTGATTGGTGACGACGTTCACGCTGTTTCGCGCGAAATGAAAGCAGAACTAGGCATCAATATTTTCGGATTCAGTTGCGAAGGTTACCGCGGTGTATCTCAGTCTGCAGGTCACCACATCGCCAACAACGGAGTATTCAAAAACGTAGTTGGATTGAACGACCGCGAACGTTCAGGTAAGTTTCAGGTGAACTTATTGGGTGAGTACAACATTGGTGGTGATGCTTTTGAAATTGAAGCATTATTCGAAGAAGCCGGAATCGAACTGTTGTCTACCTTCTCTGGTAACTCAACCATCGAAAGTATGGAATATGCACACACGGCCGATTTGAACATGGTCATGTGTCACCGCTCAATCAACTACATCGCTGAGATGATGGAAGAAAAATACGGTATTCCTTGGATTAAAGTAAGCTTTGTTGGCGCTGAGTCAACGGTGAAATCAATGAAGAAAATTGCCGAGTATTTTGGCGACGCTGAATTGACCACCAAAGTTGATGAGATTTGCGCACGCGAAATTGCTAAAGTTGAAGCTGTTCGTCAAGAGGTAAAACCATCAGTTGAAGGCAAATTAGCAATGATGTTTGTTGGTGGATCTCGTGCTCACCATTATCAAGATCTTTTCAAAGAACTTGGAATCAACGTTGTTTCTGCCGGATATGAGTTCGCTCACCGTGATGACTACGAAGGACGTGAGGTAATTCCAAACATCAAGATTGATGCTGACACCCGTAACATTGAGGAAATTACAGTTACGAAAGATGAAGAACTGTTCCGCGACGATTTAGCTACTAAAAAAGCAGAGCTTGAAAAATCCGGATACAAATTCAGCGATTACGTTGGTATGATGCCTGAGATGAGCAAAAATGCACTCGTTATCGATGATGTAAACCACTGGGAAACGGAGAAGCTGATTGAATTCTACAAGCCAGATGTATTTTGTGCTGGTATTAAAGAGAAATACGTTGTTCAAAAATATGGCGTCCCTCTAAAACAGTTGCACTCTTATGATTACGGTGGTCCTTACACGGCCTTTGATGGTGCAATTAACTTCTACAAAGAAATGCAACGTATGTTGGCTACAAACATTTGGAAATTGGTAGATACACCATGGAAAAATGAGCCTGAAATCGTTGGAAGTATGACTATTGACGCATAA
- a CDS encoding P-II family nitrogen regulator: MKMILAIIRIDKMNATKRALTEAGISSMTATGKVFGRGKGLWDAKVLEGVKNDQPEALELLGKEPRLRPQRVLNIAVSDENVQTTIDTIIEVNQTSNPGDGKIFVLPLGDAMRVRTGETGTTIL, translated from the coding sequence ATGAAAATGATATTAGCGATTATACGCATAGATAAAATGAACGCTACAAAGAGGGCCTTAACTGAAGCAGGAATTTCATCAATGACTGCAACAGGAAAAGTCTTCGGACGTGGGAAAGGACTCTGGGATGCTAAAGTTTTGGAAGGTGTTAAAAACGACCAACCTGAAGCATTGGAACTTCTTGGGAAAGAACCAAGACTCAGACCTCAGCGTGTGTTAAACATTGCTGTTTCTGATGAAAACGTTCAAACTACAATTGATACCATCATCGAAGTGAATCAGACTTCAAATCCGGGCGATGGAAAAATCTTTGTATTGCCTCTGGGTGATGCCATGCGAGTCCGAACCGGTGAGACCGGTACAACAATACTTTGA
- a CDS encoding P-II family nitrogen regulator encodes MLMIRAIIRPEKSSKVLTALFEAGYPAVTKIPVVGRGKQRGIKIGDVTYDELPKEMLIVVVNDEDKDFALKAIMDAAITTPKGAFGDGKIFVTPVDEAYTISRGSKEL; translated from the coding sequence ATGTTAATGATCAGAGCAATTATCCGCCCCGAAAAATCAAGTAAAGTATTGACAGCGCTTTTTGAAGCTGGTTACCCTGCAGTAACAAAAATTCCGGTCGTCGGTCGCGGAAAACAACGCGGTATCAAGATTGGTGATGTTACTTATGATGAGCTGCCAAAGGAAATGTTGATCGTTGTTGTAAACGACGAAGACAAAGACTTTGCCCTTAAAGCCATTATGGACGCTGCAATTACAACTCCAAAAGGAGCTTTTGGTGACGGAAAAATCTTTGTGACCCCTGTAGACGAAGCTTATACTATTAGTCGCGGATCGAAAGAGTTATAA
- the nifH gene encoding nitrogenase iron protein: MRKIAIYGKGGIGKSTTTQNTVAGLVKMGKNIIVVGCDPKADSTRLLLGGLAQKTVLDTLREEGEDVEIDDVIKRGYGDVRCVESGGPEPGVGCAGRGIITSINLLEQLGAWDEKYETDYTFYDVLGDVVCGGFAMPIRDGKAEEIYIVVSGEMMAMYAANNICKGIKKYAQAGTVRLGGLICNSRKVDNEREMIEELARQLGTQMIHFVPRDNMVQQAEINRKTVIEFAPDHPQAAEYAALAAAIDANEMFVVPEPLEMEVLEKLLIDFGIAN, from the coding sequence ATGAGAAAGATAGCAATTTACGGAAAAGGTGGTATTGGTAAATCTACCACAACTCAAAACACAGTAGCCGGATTAGTAAAAATGGGTAAAAATATAATCGTTGTAGGATGTGATCCTAAAGCTGATTCAACCCGTCTGTTATTAGGTGGACTAGCTCAGAAAACAGTTTTGGATACACTTCGTGAAGAAGGTGAAGATGTTGAAATTGATGATGTAATAAAAAGAGGTTACGGCGATGTTCGTTGTGTTGAATCAGGTGGTCCTGAGCCAGGTGTAGGATGTGCCGGTCGTGGTATTATTACCTCGATTAACCTGTTGGAACAATTAGGTGCATGGGATGAAAAATACGAAACTGACTATACGTTTTATGATGTACTTGGTGACGTTGTATGTGGTGGTTTCGCGATGCCTATTCGTGATGGTAAAGCTGAAGAAATCTACATTGTAGTTTCTGGTGAGATGATGGCGATGTACGCTGCAAATAACATCTGTAAAGGTATCAAGAAATATGCTCAAGCAGGTACTGTGCGTTTAGGAGGATTGATTTGTAACTCTCGTAAAGTAGACAATGAGCGTGAGATGATTGAAGAGCTTGCTCGTCAGTTAGGAACTCAAATGATTCACTTTGTACCTCGTGATAATATGGTTCAACAAGCCGAAATTAACCGTAAAACAGTAATCGAATTCGCTCCTGATCATCCACAGGCCGCTGAGTATGCCGCATTGGCTGCTGCAATCGATGCTAACGAAATGTTCGTTGTCCCTGAACCATTAGAAATGGAAGTACTGGAGAAACTGTTGATCGATTTCGGTATCGCCAACTAG
- a CDS encoding hemolysin family protein, whose protein sequence is MELFDWKRLQKFTSALLKEIFSFDHVGLSDTILIFSKKQITSMGMLIFYLVLALGISFLCSILESVLLSVNMSFIYLKEESGSRPAKVLKKLKNQIDRPLAAILTLNTVAHTIGAAGVGSEATKLFGEVYFGIISAALTILILVFSEIIPKTIGAQFWRQLSLPSARIIQVLIVITYPLVLLTEFISKIISKENKKQSVSREEVAMLASLGLDEGIFKETESKIIINLIRLRDIKVKDIMTPRTVMLTAVETMTLAEFFGQENFFQFSRIPIFQESIDKISGYVLKQDVMEKLAAGENNNQIKNLKRDIIVSYENITVPVLFEKLLFKKEHIALIINEYGGTEGLVTMEDIIETILGLEITDERDIQTDMQELARERWAKRTKHINIK, encoded by the coding sequence ATGGAATTATTTGATTGGAAAAGACTCCAAAAGTTTACCTCGGCCTTATTAAAAGAGATCTTCTCTTTTGATCATGTTGGATTGTCCGATACAATTCTTATCTTTTCAAAAAAACAAATCACATCTATGGGTATGCTCATCTTTTATCTGGTATTGGCACTGGGAATTTCATTTTTATGTTCCATTCTTGAGTCGGTGCTTCTTTCGGTCAACATGTCTTTTATTTATTTAAAAGAAGAAAGTGGCAGTCGGCCTGCGAAAGTTTTGAAAAAACTGAAGAACCAGATCGACCGTCCTCTTGCAGCCATACTTACTTTAAATACCGTAGCTCATACTATTGGTGCGGCAGGTGTTGGATCGGAAGCCACTAAATTGTTTGGTGAGGTTTATTTTGGAATCATTTCAGCCGCACTCACGATACTAATCCTTGTGTTTTCCGAGATCATCCCAAAAACCATTGGCGCACAATTCTGGAGACAGCTTTCTTTGCCGTCAGCCAGAATTATCCAGGTGCTTATCGTTATCACCTATCCGTTAGTGTTACTTACCGAATTTATAAGCAAAATAATTTCGAAAGAGAATAAAAAACAATCCGTTAGTCGGGAAGAAGTGGCCATGCTGGCATCTCTGGGGCTGGATGAAGGTATTTTTAAAGAAACTGAAAGCAAAATAATCATTAACCTGATCAGGCTCCGGGACATTAAAGTGAAAGACATCATGACTCCCCGAACAGTCATGCTCACAGCAGTTGAAACCATGACACTAGCTGAATTTTTTGGACAGGAAAATTTTTTCCAGTTTTCACGCATTCCTATTTTTCAGGAGAGTATTGATAAAATATCCGGTTATGTATTAAAACAAGATGTGATGGAAAAGCTGGCTGCCGGGGAAAATAACAATCAGATTAAGAACCTGAAAAGGGATATTATTGTGAGCTATGAAAATATTACAGTTCCGGTACTTTTCGAAAAACTACTTTTCAAAAAAGAGCATATTGCCCTGATTATAAATGAATATGGAGGGACAGAAGGATTGGTAACGATGGAAGATATTATTGAAACGATCTTGGGGCTTGAAATCACTGATGAAAGAGACATTCAAACCGACATGCAAGAACTAGCTCGGGAGCGTTGGGCAAAACGGACTAAGCACATCAACATCAAGTGA